One Streptomyces sp. BA2 DNA window includes the following coding sequences:
- a CDS encoding glutamine amidotransferase-related protein — translation MATSRVLVVNNGTLSLKQLRKRFEQLGSETDTIDAASAPGRLDPKYQAIVLSGTKVRAFDSDYYRPLIDLVMGAKVPVFGICGGMQILAVANGGQLAEGPQRVGGYDVQVDKEEPIFSYVKPTVTVFHRHTLYLQGTPEGFRSIGRSEHAPVEFLRSDDGRIFGAQAHLEFRNDGMEILRGFAEIYQ, via the coding sequence GTGGCGACATCCCGGGTTCTCGTGGTCAACAACGGGACTCTTTCCCTCAAGCAGCTGCGCAAGCGCTTCGAACAACTGGGCTCCGAGACCGACACGATCGACGCCGCCTCGGCGCCCGGCAGGCTCGACCCGAAGTACCAGGCCATCGTGTTGAGCGGCACCAAGGTGCGGGCCTTCGACAGCGACTACTACCGGCCCCTCATCGATCTCGTGATGGGAGCCAAGGTCCCGGTCTTCGGCATCTGCGGCGGCATGCAGATTCTCGCTGTCGCCAACGGCGGCCAACTGGCCGAGGGCCCGCAGCGCGTGGGCGGCTACGACGTACAGGTCGACAAGGAGGAGCCCATTTTCTCCTACGTCAAGCCGACCGTGACGGTCTTTCACCGCCACACCCTGTACCTGCAGGGCACACCGGAGGGCTTCCGCTCCATCGGACGCTCCGAGCACGCGCCCGTGGAGTTCCTCCGCTCGGACGACGGCCGCATCTTCGGCGCCCAGGCCCACCTCGAGTTCCGCAACGACGGCATGGAGATCCTGCGCGGCTTCGCCGAGATCTATCAGTGA
- a CDS encoding Glu/Leu/Phe/Val dehydrogenase dimerization domain-containing protein, translated as MSTQNENPQVEEAQDPAFTVSLNGSGGALKGWVVVDSLHDGLAMGGTRMTTGVTEEEVAGLARDMTHKFTLAGLPIGGAKAGIVSDGSNREETFRTFGRTVKPLLHGGIHLGIDMGVTPADRAVFFDEAGYDPRYRLGAPDMPIDWRTYYEPLIDCTGHGVGVAALTALEASGRTESARVVIQGFGAVGRAVARFLEDRGHVIVGVADIGGTLSADRLPVADLIAITDEFGRIDRSRLPHDVSVSTQPDAWLDVDADLLILAAQKYALNAENAHRLRAGLVVEGGNLASSVEAKEKTRASGATLVPGVIANIGGAASAALAVTRVVPFDLPAPARKEWVFDWVGDRVRQNTFDLLEIAAADAGDPLPQLLTARRKDRR; from the coding sequence GTGAGCACTCAGAATGAAAACCCTCAGGTGGAAGAGGCCCAAGACCCCGCTTTCACCGTGTCGTTGAACGGCAGCGGCGGCGCCCTCAAGGGCTGGGTCGTCGTCGACTCGCTGCACGACGGCCTCGCCATGGGCGGCACCCGGATGACCACCGGAGTCACCGAGGAGGAGGTGGCCGGTCTCGCCCGCGACATGACGCACAAGTTCACGCTCGCCGGACTCCCCATCGGCGGCGCCAAGGCCGGCATCGTCTCCGACGGCAGCAACCGCGAGGAGACCTTCCGCACCTTCGGCCGTACCGTCAAGCCGCTCCTGCACGGCGGCATCCACCTCGGCATCGACATGGGCGTCACCCCCGCCGACCGTGCCGTCTTCTTCGACGAGGCCGGCTACGACCCCCGCTACCGCCTGGGCGCCCCGGACATGCCCATCGACTGGCGCACCTACTACGAGCCGCTGATCGACTGCACCGGTCATGGCGTCGGAGTCGCGGCGCTCACCGCACTGGAGGCCAGTGGCCGCACCGAGTCGGCGCGGGTCGTCATCCAGGGCTTCGGCGCGGTGGGCCGCGCCGTCGCCCGGTTCCTCGAGGACCGCGGGCACGTCATCGTGGGTGTCGCCGACATCGGCGGCACGCTCAGCGCGGACCGCCTGCCGGTGGCCGACCTGATCGCCATCACCGACGAGTTCGGACGGATCGACCGCTCCCGCCTCCCGCACGACGTGAGCGTCTCGACGCAGCCGGACGCCTGGCTCGACGTCGACGCCGACCTGTTGATCCTCGCGGCGCAGAAGTACGCGCTCAACGCGGAGAACGCACACCGCCTGCGCGCGGGTCTGGTCGTCGAGGGCGGAAACCTCGCCTCCAGCGTCGAGGCCAAGGAGAAGACGCGGGCCTCCGGCGCCACCCTGGTCCCCGGCGTGATCGCCAACATCGGCGGGGCCGCGTCCGCCGCCCTGGCGGTCACCCGCGTCGTCCCCTTCGACCTGCCGGCACCGGCACGCAAGGAATGGGTCTTCGACTGGGTCGGCGACCGCGTGCGGCAGAACACCTTCGACCTCCTGGAGATCGCCGCGGCCGACGCCGGCGACCCGCTGCCGCAGCTGCTCACCGCACGCCGGAAGGACCGCCGATGA